ATCGGGCTCCCGTCCGACAGCACGTCGCGCAGCACCTCACCGGCGCCGACGGACGGCAGCTGGTCGACGTCGCCGACCAACAGCAGGTGCGCGCCCGGCGCGACGGCCTTCACCAGCTTGTTCGCCAGCAGCAGGTCGAGCATCGACGCCTCGTCCACCACGACGAGGTCCGCGTCGAGCGGTCGGTCGCGGTCGTAGGCGGCGTCACCGCCGGGCTTCAGCTCCAGCAACCGGTGCACGGTGCTCGCCTCGTGCCCGGTCAGCTCGTTCAGCCGCTTGGCCGCACGGCCGGTCGGCGCGGCCAGCACGACCTTCGCCCCCTTCGCCACCGCCAGCTTCACGATCGACCGCACGGTGAAGCTCTTGCCGCACCCCGGACCACCCGTCAGCACGGCGACCTTGCTGGTCAGGGCCAGCTGGACCGCGTCACGCTGCTTCTCCTCCAGCGACGCGCCGAGCCACGCGAACGCCCGTTCCCAGTCGACCGACTGGAACGCGGGCATCCGCTCGTCACCGGTCCTGAGCAGCCGCAACAGCTGGTTCGCCAACGAGATCTCGGCCCGGTGGAACGCGACCAGGTAGATGCCCGGCTCGCCGTCCGGCATGATCTCGCGGACCACGCCCTCCTCCGTCACCAGCTCGGCCAGGCACTCGATGACCAGGCCCGCGTCGACCTGGAGGATCTTGATCGCGTCGCCGATGAGCTCGTTCTCAGGCAGGTAGCAGTTGCCGTTGCCGGTGGCCTCGGACAGCGTGAACTGGAGCCCGGCCTTCACCCGCTGCGGGCTGTCGTGCGGGATGCCGACGGCCTTGGCGATCACGTCGGCGGTGCGGAAGCCGATGCCCCAGACGTCGTTCGCCAGGCGGTAGGGCTCCTGGCGGACGACGTCGATCGCCTTGTCGTTGTACTGCTTGTAGATGCGCACGGCCAACGACGTCGACACGCCGACGCCCTGGAGGAAGACCATGACCTCCTTGATCGCCTTCTGCTCCTCCCACGCGTCGGCGATCAGCTTGGTCCGCTTCGGGCCGAGCTTGGGCACCTCGATGAGGCGCTGCGGCTCGTGCTCGATGACGTCCAGCGCGTCGACGCCGAAGTGGGTGACGATCCGGTCCGCCAGCACCGGGCCGATGCCCTTGATCAGCCCGGAGCCGAGGTAGCGGCGGATGCCCTGGATCGTCGCGGGCAGCACGGTCGTGTAGTCGTCCACGTGGAACTGCTTGCCGTACTGGGGGTGCGAGCCCCACCGGCCGCGCATCCGGATCGACTCGCCGGGCTGCGCGCCGAGCAGCGACCCGACCACGGTGATGAGGTCGGCTCCTCGGCCGGTGTCGACGCGGGCGACGGTGTAGCCGGTCTCCTCGTTGGCGAACGTGATCCGCTCCAGCACTGCTTCGAGGATCGCGTCAGCCACCGGGTCACCCTAGGACGTGCCACCGACGACCAGCGCGGTCAGGGCCACAGGACCGCGCGTCCGCCGTACTCGCCGACCACCACGCCGTGGTCATTGATGCCCTGGGCGAAGCCGTAGTTGCCGTCCGGTACCGGCAGCAGCGTGACCTTGCCTGATTTCGACCACCTGATCGGGCGGTTGTACCTGCTGATCGCGGTGCCGGCGGCCTCGCCGTGGTCGTTGAGCAACGTCACCTCGCCGGCCGTGTACCCGGTCGGCAGCGCCATGTCCGTGACGGTGCCGTCGGTGGACCACCGGACCGGGCGGCTGCCCGCCTGCCCGAACGCGGTGCCGTCCGCGTCCACGGCGGCCAGGGTGCTGAACTGGTCGGGCGGTGTCGGCAACTCGGCCAGGGCTGCACCGTCCCAGCGCACGCCGTAGCCGGTCCGGTCGCCGCGCTGGATATCGCCGACGACGTACCGCCCGTTCACCGCCTTCGCGTTGGCCCAGGTGCTGCTGGGCGCGGCGCCCAGGTCCGTCAGCACGCCGTCGTCCCACCGCACGAAGTGGATCAGGTAGTCCGAGGTGTAGGCGAGGCCCGCGATCCTGCCGTTCTCGTCGACCGCGGTGGCCTCGGTCGCGTAGCCGGTCCCCGGCAGCACGGTGGCGGTGCCGTCACGGCCCCAGCGGATCGCTTGACGCGTGCGGTTCGCGTCGCCGCCGTAGCCGACCACCAGGCCGCTCTCGGTCACCGCGGTGGCGACGCTGTACTCGCCGCCGGGCAGCAGGTCGAGGACGGTCGCCGAGCCGTCGGCGTTCCACCGGGTGGCCTGCGACCAGTGCTCGGCGGTGCTGGTGTTGCCGTACGCCACGCCGTCCGCGTCGACTCCGAAGAGCGTCGCGTAATAGGCCCCGGCGGGCAGTGCCAGCTCGCTGATCCCGCCTTTCGCATCCCACCGCACCTGGCGCGTCTGCCCGTCCGCGCCGATGGAGCGCCCGACGACCACCCCGGCGTCGTTGATCGCCACCGCCGACCCCTTCGTGTCGCCGGGTAGCGTGGCCAGCTCTACGAACCCTGGCTGGGCATGCGCTGCGGGCGCACCGAAAACCACCGTGACAAGCGCCAAAGCGGCGCCAACCATCCGTCTCACGACAAACCCCCTTGGTGAAGTCCCTCCCGGCCACCAGCAAAGCAGCCCGCACCCGGAAAGGCTCCCGAAATCCCCCGTTCAGCCGCCGCCGAGCCGGGCGGGCGACACCAGGGCGCCTCCGGCCGCGAGGACGTCTGACCTGCGCCGAGGTTGCCTGCGAATCTCTCCACAGGACGTTCACAACTCGCACCGTCCACCTCCACGGCTCCCACCTAGAGTCGGCCCCATGACACGCCGCGTTCTGGTGGTCGAGGACGACCTGACCATCGCCGAGTCCGTGGCCGCACGGCTGCGGGCCGAGGGGTTCGAGGTCGACTTGGCGCACGACGGGCCGTCCGCCGTCGCCCGTGCCCGGGACACCCGGCCGGACCTCGTGGTGCTGGACGTGATGCTGCCGGGGTTCGACGGGCTGGAGGTGTGCCGGCGGATCCAGGCGCAGCGGCCGGTGCCGGTCCTCATGCTGACCGCCCGTGGTGACGAGACGGACCTGTTGGTGGGGCTCGCGGTCGGTGCTGACGACTACCTGACCAAGCCGTTCTCGATCCGTGAACTGGCCGCACGGGTGCACGCGCTGTTGCGTCGGGTGGAACGGGCGGCTTCGGCCGCGGCGGCCCGGATCACGGTGGCGGACCTGGAGATCGACTTGGCGGAACGGCGGGTGGTGCGGGGCGGCGCGGAGGCGCACTTGACGCCGACCGAGTTCGAACTGCTGGTGCACCTCGCCGAACGGCCGCGCGCGGTGCAGTCCCGTGAACGGTTGTTGAGCGAGGTGTGGGGGTGGTCGGACGGCACCGGGACGCGGACCGTGGACAGCCACATCAAGGCGTTGCGGCGGAAGTTGGGGACGGACCTGATCCGGACCGTGCACGGGATCGGCTACGCGTTGGAGGTTCCGAGATGAGTCTGCGGTCGGCGTTCTTGACCACGGTGGAGCTGCTGCCGCGCCCGTTGGACCCGGTGCGGTCGATCAAGTTGAAGCTGGGGATCCTGGTGGTGTCGGCGACGGCGGCCGGGTTCACGTACTTCCGGCTCCGGATCGGGTGGCTGGCGCCGGGCACGACGTACGGTGCGGTCGCGATCATGCTGGTGACGTCGCAGATCCTCGCGCACGGGATGACCAAGCCGTTGCGGGAGATGACGGCGGCGGTGCGGGCGATGAGGGCGGGCGACTACAGCCGGCGGGTGCGTGCGACGGCGCGGGACGAGGTCGGCGAGCTGGCCGGTGCGTTCAACCAGATGGCGGCCGATCTCGGTGCGGCGGACCAGCAGCGGCGGGAGCTGATCGCGAACGTCTCGCACGAGTTGCGGACGCCGATCACGGCTTTGCAGAGCGTGCTGGAGAACGTGGTGGACGGGGTCGCGAAGCCCGATGCGGCGACGATGCGGACGGCGTTGGCGCAGACCGAGCGGTTGAGCCGGTTGGTGACGGAATTGCTTGACCTGTCGCGGATAGACGCGGGCGCGCACAAGTTGGACAAGGCTTCTTTCGCTTTGGCGCCGTTGTTGGAGGACGTCGTGGCCGAGGCTTCGGTGGCCGCCCGGGGGGTGCGGTTCACCGTCGACGTTTCGCCGCCTGATGCCACGGTTTATGCCGACGAGGCGCGATTGGCCCAAGTGGTGGCGAACCTCTTGGACAACGCCGCTCGACACGGCCCGGCCGGCGGCGAGGTGCGCATTTCGGCTTTCGTGGGCACTGATCTGGTGCTCGAAGTGGCCGATGACGGGCCGGGAATCGCGCCACAGGACCGTGAACGCGTTTTCGAGCGCTTCACCCGTGGTGAACGGGCGGGCGGCGGTGGCACCGGCCTCGGCCTGAACATCGCCCGCTGGGTCGTCGACCTGCACGGCGGCACCATCGCCGTCGTCGACGGCCCCGGCTGCCGAATCCGAGCCACCCTCCCCGCCACCCCCACCTGACCTCCCGCGTGAGTCCTACGTTCAGGACGCGTGAGTCCTACGTTCAGAACACCCGAATTCAACGCTCAGAACGCCTCCGCGCACTCGGCGGACGATGACGCATGCCCTGGAGGCAACACCCGATGTCACCCAACCGTGCACTGCTCACCTGCGCCGCAGCCGGAATCGGAGGGGCCGTTCTCCTCCCCGACGGACCGGGCCTCGGCTGGTCGCTGACCGCCGCCGTCGTCTTCGCACTCCTGCGGAAAGTCAGACCGGTGTGGGCGGTGCTGTCGGTGGCGTTGTTCGCCGTCGGCGCGTTCGTCGCGGCGGAATGGCTCTTCGTGCTCTGCGCCTTGGCCGGGTGCGCCGCCGGATCACTCGCGGTCGTCGGGGGGCGGACCGCGCGTGGCCTGGTGTTCGGCGCCGGTGCCGTGCCGGTCGCGACAGTGTGGGCGCTGCCGTGGGTGGCACGCGGTGTGAAGGAACGGGGAACGCCGCCGATGACGCGCCCCATCCTGGTGACGGTCGGGCTGCTGCTGGTGTTCGTGCCGCTGCTCGCCGGGGCCGACGCGGCGTTCGCGGACCTGCTCAGCTTTGTCATTCCCGAGGAATCGGCTGGCCGGCCGATCACGCTGTTCCTGTCGGTCGCTTTCCTCACGGTCGGCGCGTGCTACCTGCTCGCCTCACCAGTCGACTTGGACGGGACGGCCGTCCTCCCCCGCACGGTTGCGCGGCGTGACTGGGTGCTGCCCGTGGGCGCGTTGGTGCTGCTCTTCGCCGCGTTCGTGGCCGTGCAGATCACGACCCTCTTCGCGGGCGACGAGCACGTGATCACCACGGCCGACCTCACGTACGCCGACCACGCGCGCGGCGGCTTCTGGCAACTGCTGGCCGTCACCGTGCTGACCCTGTGCGTGATCGCCATGGTCGCCCGCCTGGCCCAGCTCGACTCACCCACCGACCGCCAGTGGCTGCGCGTCCTGCTCGGTGCGCTCAGCGTGCTGACGCTGGTGATCGTCGCCTCCGCCCTCACGCGCATGTGGCTCTATCAGCAGGCTTACGGGTTCACGGTCCTCCGCGTCCTCGTCTCGGCATGCGAGCTGTGGCTTGGCGTGGTGTACCTGCTGGTCCTGGCCGCGGGCGTGCGGCTGGAAGGCGCGTGGCTGGCACGTGCCGTCGTGGGCACGGGGTTCGCCGCGCTCCTCGGGCTGGCCGCGCTCAACCCGGACCGGTTCATCGCCGAGCGCAACATCGAACGCTGGCACGCCACTTACAAGATCGACATCCGGTACCTGAGCCGGCTGTCCGACGACGCCGTGCCCGCCCTCGCCTCGCTCCCGCCGGAACTGCGCGACTGCGCCCTGGCCTACCGCCGCGTCCCGGCCGACGACTGGCGCGCGTGGAACCTCGGGCGGCAGAACGCCCGGACCACCCTCGCCGAGATCGAGAATCTCTGGTGCACACGTTCTGAGCGTTGAATTCGGGGGTCCTGAACGTAGGACTCACGGGGTCTGGAGGTTCGACACGCGGGACCTGGGGGTTCGACTCGCGCGGAGGGGAAGGGTGGGAGGGGGGCGGGATGGGTACGGGAGGGGGAACGTCCGGATCCGGAAGAGTGGAAGTGGAGGTGCCCGTCCGTGCTCGCAGCCGTCCTCACGTTCACCGGCTCGCTGCTCGTCGCACTGCTCGCCGTCACGCTCGTCCACCGGGTGGTCCAGCGCATCGGCCGCCGGTCCGCCCTGTTCGAGGGCCTCGCCCGGCACGCGCACAAGCCCGCGGTGGCCATGGCGGTCCTGGTGGCGGTGCAGTTCTCGCTGAGCGTGTCGGCCCGCGGCGACTGGCGACCGACCGCCCTGCACGCCACGGGCATAGCGCTGATCCTCGCCGGCGCGTGGCTGCTCGCCGCACTGCTCGTGGTGATCGAGGACGCGACGCTGGCACGCATCAGGGTCGACGTGTCGGACAACCGCCACGCCCGACGCGTGCACACGCAGATCACGTTGGTGCGCCGGGTCACCGTCGTGATCGTCAGCGTCCTGGCAGCCGCCGCCGTGCTGATGACGTTCCCCGGCGCACGTGCCGCCGGAACGAGCCTGCTGGCGTCCGCCGGTGTCATCGGCGCCATCGCCGCACTCGCGGCGCAGTCCTTGCTGGGCAACGTCTTCGCCGGCGTCCAGATCGCGTTCAGCGACGCGCTGCGGCTGGACGACGTGGTGATCGTGGAGAAGCAGTGGGGCCGGATCGAGGACATCACCCTCACCTACGTGGTCGTGCACCTGTGGGACGACCGGCGCCTGATCCTGCCCACCGCCTACTTCCTCAAGTGCCCGTTCGAGAACTGGACGCGCACGCAGTCGGCGCTGCTCGGCACGGTGGAGCTGGACCTCGACTGGACCGTGCCGGTGGAGGAACTGCGGCACGAGCTCCGACACGCGCTCGAAGGCAGCGACCTGTGGGACGGCCGGGTGTCGGTGATGCAGGTGACGGACGCGGTCGGGTCGTTCGTGCGGGTCCGTGCCCTGGTGAGCGCGTCGGACGCGGGCCGGCTGTGGGACCTGCGGTGCGTGGTGCGCGAGCACCTGGTCGGCTGGCTGCGGGCGCACCACCCCGGTTCGCTGCCGCAGGTGCGGGTGCGCGACCTGCCCCGGGCCACCGACCACGCGCCGGTGCCGACCATGCACGAATCGTCCGACAACCGCGTGTTCGGCGAGAGCGCGGACGGTGAAGAGCGCGTGCAGGCGTTCAGCGGACCCGACCAGCCCGTGCAACCCCGCTGACCTCGACTTCCGTCCTTGTGATGGCAGGATCGCTCCACGGGAGGGTGCATGCGGAGACTCGTACTACCGGTGCTGGCAGGGCTGGCGCTGGCGGGCTGCGGCGACCGGCAGGACACCGGTTCCCACCCCGTCCTCACGATCCCGACCAGTGCGATCTCGGAGGTCCAAGTGGTCCCGAAGCTGAGCCCACAGGGCAAGGACGTGCTCGAACAGGCCAAGCGCTCGGGCGTGAAGACCGTCGTGCTGACCGTCGCCACCGAGCGGGACAAGACCGATCAGGTGGCCGCCGGCCTGCGACGCCTGGGCGGCACCGTGGAGGCCACCGACACCACGATCGGCTACGTCCGCGTGTCCGTCCCGGTCGATCTGGCCGAGCAGGTGACGGCGATCGAGGGCATCAGCCGGGTGGACGTCGACGAACCGTTGTCCAACATCGACCCCACCCCGTAGACCACGGACAAGACCACGCACAAAACTCAGGGCCACCCCCGCGCGAAGCGGAGGTGGCCCTGAGGTCGATCAGGTGGCGTCAGGCCACGTTCTGCACGATCACCGCGCTGCGGCCGACGGTCACGCCGTCCGCCGTGCGCACGGTCAGCTCACCGCGCAGCACGCGACCGGCACCGGCCTGGCCGGCGACCGTCACCGTGCCCGGCACCGTCCACGTCTCACCGGCGGTGCGCTCGGAGTCGGTGTCGGTCACGTCGACCGAGCCGAGGCCCGGAGCGGCGAACAGGTCGATGTAGTCGTACTCCGTGGTGCCCGCGGGCACCTCGTAGCCGTCCACCCGCACCTGCCACGCGCCCGCGGCCGGGTTGTTGATCGTGACGGACTCCTCCGAGTCGCCGTCCGCCGCCTGACCGGCCAGCACGCAGGTGCCGGACGTGCAGTTGTAGACGAACAGGTCGAGGTCGGCGGACACGTCACCGGTGTTGCCGATCGTCGCGCGCAGCGACGTGGAGCCCGGCGCCACGACCAGGTCGTACGCCTGGACCGTCGCGTCGGCGATCGACGGGCGGGAGATCCGGGCGCTGGACAGCGAACCGCCGACGAGCTTGCCGGTGAACGTGGCCAGCGAGTTGGTCACCGTGTACTCGCGGCTGATCGGGGTGCCGATCGTGGCCGACGGGATGGTGTCCGGGTTCGGGCTGACCATCGTGCCCAGGACGGACGCGGACACCGAGAACGGCGCCGAGTCGGCGTCCGAGGTGCGACGCCCTTCGACCACGATCTCCCACACGCCCGGCGTCGGGTTGCTCACCGTGCGGCTGGTCGGCGTGCCACCGGCACAGCCGGCGCCCGCGTCGGGGTTGTAGCAGTTGGTCGACGACGTGGTGTCGAACGGCACGCCGTACGGGTCGTAGCGCAGGAACCGGACCTGGCCCTTGCCCGCCTCGGCGCCACCGGCCGCCATGTCGACCTTCAGCGCGCTGGTGCCGACCGGCACCTTCACGAAGAAGTTCTGCGACTGGTTGCGCGCGATCGAGCCGGTCTTGGTCACCGCGTACTTGCCCGCCGCGGTGAACTCGTCCGCCGCGAACACGGTGTTCAGGGTGAACACGTCGATGCCCGGGGTGACCGCGTTGTCGAGCTTCAGCACGGCCGAGTGCGCGCCCGCCGTGGCCGGCTTGACCTTGACGTCGAACGTCACCGGCGTGTTCAGCGGCAGGGTGACCGAGGACTTGGACGAGAACGTGCCGTCGTTGCCCTGCCACTTGACGGAGAACCGCTGGTTGCCGGCCGGACCCGTGGTGCGGGTCAGGGTGTAGGTGCGCGTGTACTCCGCACCCACGGACACGCCCTCGCGGTCGTGGATGCCGACGCCCGTGTTCGGGGTGGCCAGCAGACCGGACAGCGCGGTGTTCACGGCCACCGACGTGGTGACGGCGTGCGTGTCCGGGTGGGCGTTGAGCTGTGCCCACGCGCGCTTGGTGTCGAAGAGACCGGCACCCTGCTCGTAGGCCTGCAACGTGGTGACCCACTTGGCGCCGGACTGGATGGCGTTGCGCAGCGCCGCGACGGGCGGGCGCTCGCCGTTGTGCTCGGCCTTGTACGCGCTGATGAGCAGCGCGGCGGCGCCGGTCGCCTGCGGGGCGGCCATCGACGTGCCGTTGAACATGGCGTAGCCGGCGGGCAGGTCGTAGGTGCCGGCCACCGGGC
This is a stretch of genomic DNA from Saccharothrix ecbatanensis. It encodes these proteins:
- the recD2 gene encoding SF1B family DNA helicase RecD2; this encodes MADAILEAVLERITFANEETGYTVARVDTGRGADLITVVGSLLGAQPGESIRMRGRWGSHPQYGKQFHVDDYTTVLPATIQGIRRYLGSGLIKGIGPVLADRIVTHFGVDALDVIEHEPQRLIEVPKLGPKRTKLIADAWEEQKAIKEVMVFLQGVGVSTSLAVRIYKQYNDKAIDVVRQEPYRLANDVWGIGFRTADVIAKAVGIPHDSPQRVKAGLQFTLSEATGNGNCYLPENELIGDAIKILQVDAGLVIECLAELVTEEGVVREIMPDGEPGIYLVAFHRAEISLANQLLRLLRTGDERMPAFQSVDWERAFAWLGASLEEKQRDAVQLALTSKVAVLTGGPGCGKSFTVRSIVKLAVAKGAKVVLAAPTGRAAKRLNELTGHEASTVHRLLELKPGGDAAYDRDRPLDADLVVVDEASMLDLLLANKLVKAVAPGAHLLLVGDVDQLPSVGAGEVLRDVLSDGSPIPNVRLTHIFRQAQQSGVVTNAHRINSGDYPIVQGMPDFFLFPAEEAEDAAALVVDVVANRIPRKFGLKPRTDVQVLAPMHRGPAGAGGLNTLLQEALTPSKPDMPERRFGGRVFRVGDKVTQMRNNYEKNVFNGTLGVVTAIDLVEQKLTVRTDEDEDVDYEFGELDELTHAYAMTIHRSQGSEYPCVVIPITTSAWMMLQRNLLYTAVTRAKKLVVLVGSRKAIGQAVRTVGAGRRHTALDHRLAKLL
- a CDS encoding response regulator transcription factor — encoded protein: MTRRVLVVEDDLTIAESVAARLRAEGFEVDLAHDGPSAVARARDTRPDLVVLDVMLPGFDGLEVCRRIQAQRPVPVLMLTARGDETDLLVGLAVGADDYLTKPFSIRELAARVHALLRRVERAASAAAARITVADLEIDLAERRVVRGGAEAHLTPTEFELLVHLAERPRAVQSRERLLSEVWGWSDGTGTRTVDSHIKALRRKLGTDLIRTVHGIGYALEVPR
- a CDS encoding HAMP domain-containing sensor histidine kinase, whose amino-acid sequence is MSLRSAFLTTVELLPRPLDPVRSIKLKLGILVVSATAAGFTYFRLRIGWLAPGTTYGAVAIMLVTSQILAHGMTKPLREMTAAVRAMRAGDYSRRVRATARDEVGELAGAFNQMAADLGAADQQRRELIANVSHELRTPITALQSVLENVVDGVAKPDAATMRTALAQTERLSRLVTELLDLSRIDAGAHKLDKASFALAPLLEDVVAEASVAARGVRFTVDVSPPDATVYADEARLAQVVANLLDNAARHGPAGGEVRISAFVGTDLVLEVADDGPGIAPQDRERVFERFTRGERAGGGGTGLGLNIARWVVDLHGGTIAVVDGPGCRIRATLPATPT
- a CDS encoding DUF4153 domain-containing protein; the encoded protein is MSPNRALLTCAAAGIGGAVLLPDGPGLGWSLTAAVVFALLRKVRPVWAVLSVALFAVGAFVAAEWLFVLCALAGCAAGSLAVVGGRTARGLVFGAGAVPVATVWALPWVARGVKERGTPPMTRPILVTVGLLLVFVPLLAGADAAFADLLSFVIPEESAGRPITLFLSVAFLTVGACYLLASPVDLDGTAVLPRTVARRDWVLPVGALVLLFAAFVAVQITTLFAGDEHVITTADLTYADHARGGFWQLLAVTVLTLCVIAMVARLAQLDSPTDRQWLRVLLGALSVLTLVIVASALTRMWLYQQAYGFTVLRVLVSACELWLGVVYLLVLAAGVRLEGAWLARAVVGTGFAALLGLAALNPDRFIAERNIERWHATYKIDIRYLSRLSDDAVPALASLPPELRDCALAYRRVPADDWRAWNLGRQNARTTLAEIENLWCTRSER
- a CDS encoding mechanosensitive ion channel family protein; this encodes MLAAVLTFTGSLLVALLAVTLVHRVVQRIGRRSALFEGLARHAHKPAVAMAVLVAVQFSLSVSARGDWRPTALHATGIALILAGAWLLAALLVVIEDATLARIRVDVSDNRHARRVHTQITLVRRVTVVIVSVLAAAAVLMTFPGARAAGTSLLASAGVIGAIAALAAQSLLGNVFAGVQIAFSDALRLDDVVIVEKQWGRIEDITLTYVVVHLWDDRRLILPTAYFLKCPFENWTRTQSALLGTVELDLDWTVPVEELRHELRHALEGSDLWDGRVSVMQVTDAVGSFVRVRALVSASDAGRLWDLRCVVREHLVGWLRAHHPGSLPQVRVRDLPRATDHAPVPTMHESSDNRVFGESADGEERVQAFSGPDQPVQPR
- a CDS encoding S8 family serine peptidase, with the translated sequence MINSGSRWRHRTSAALLAAVLGTTGFGFVAGSAVAQEAPSAPAPADKQLDKQDRERVAEAAKAGQANVTLLVAAEEGKLDSAVNDLKGLGGVVESTERDVDYLKVSVPRDKAEQAAKLASVNAVDVDGLVVLDNPRPEGASSPLPQSAPGASTPKMNPYMPTQDTKAAQFTSEHPRWDGRGTTIAIMDSGIDLDHPALATTTTGERKVVDWYNANATNSGDGTWVQLAGRYNGAFANAGVNYKAPATGGPYSFGLFRETAGDLGLANSEMGGDINRDGDRVDAFGVIQDVTTKEVLVDVDGDGDFTDQTAMIDFKYKKDVGHFGVDNPATPVLDTIAFVVQTDKSNYDAGATAWVNIGMSAAHGTHVAGITSANKMFGGRMVGAAPGAKLMAVKVCLSTPSCTSSGLIDGLLYAARNGADVVNISIGGLPALNDGNNARAKLYDRTIAEYNVQVFISAGNSGAGANTVGDPSVTTDAMSVGSYITADTWLSNYGSVTQQREGLHGFSSRGPREDGGFKPNIVAPGSAISTTPQWQAPGPVAGTYDLPAGYAMFNGTSMAAPQATGAAALLISAYKAEHNGERPPVAALRNAIQSGAKWVTTLQAYEQGAGLFDTKRAWAQLNAHPDTHAVTTSVAVNTALSGLLATPNTGVGIHDREGVSVGAEYTRTYTLTRTTGPAGNQRFSVKWQGNDGTFSSKSSVTLPLNTPVTFDVKVKPATAGAHSAVLKLDNAVTPGIDVFTLNTVFAADEFTAAGKYAVTKTGSIARNQSQNFFVKVPVGTSALKVDMAAGGAEAGKGQVRFLRYDPYGVPFDTTSSTNCYNPDAGAGCAGGTPTSRTVSNPTPGVWEIVVEGRRTSDADSAPFSVSASVLGTMVSPNPDTIPSATIGTPISREYTVTNSLATFTGKLVGGSLSSARISRPSIADATVQAYDLVVAPGSTSLRATIGNTGDVSADLDLFVYNCTSGTCVLAGQAADGDSEESVTINNPAAGAWQVRVDGYEVPAGTTEYDYIDLFAAPGLGSVDVTDTDSERTAGETWTVPGTVTVAGQAGAGRVLRGELTVRTADGVTVGRSAVIVQNVA